One stretch of Carassius gibelio isolate Cgi1373 ecotype wild population from Czech Republic chromosome B1, carGib1.2-hapl.c, whole genome shotgun sequence DNA includes these proteins:
- the LOC127948609 gene encoding exosome complex component CSL4 isoform X1 encodes MSPMKLCVPVHTGERLCSTEDCIPGNGTYLRHGSIFASLAGYVLRKNEGEELPVISVVRETEAQLLPDVGAIVTCKVTSINPRFAKVHILYVGSTPLKDRFRGTIRREDVRATEKDKVETYKSFRPGDIVLAKVISLGDVQSNYLLTTAENELGVVVAHSEAGAQMVPISWCEMQCPRTHAKEFRKVARVQPEYLQA; translated from the exons ATGTCGCCCATGAAGCTGTGTGTTCCAG TTCACACAGGTGAAAGGCTCTGCAGCACGGAGGACTGTATTCCCGGGAACGGCACGTATCTGCGGCACGGCTCCATCTTCGCTTCGCTCGCGGGATACGTGCTGAGGAAGAACGAGGGAGAGGAG CTCCCGGTGATTTCAGTCGTAAGGGAGACAGAAGCACAGCTTTTGCCTGACGTCGGTGCCATTGTCACCTGTAAG GTGACTAGTATCAACCCACGATTTGCTAAAGTCCACATCTTATACGTGGGGTCGACTCCGCTTAAAGACAGGTTTAGAGGCACGATCAG AAGAGAAGACGTGAGAGCGACGGAGAAAGACAAA GTGGAGACGTACAAAAGCTTCAGGCCAGGCGATATTGTCCTTGCAAAAGTG ATCTCTTTGGGTGACGTGCAGTCGAACTATCTGCTGACCACAGCAGAGAACGAGTTGGGTGTAGTGGTGGCCCACAGCGAGGCGG GCGCTCAGATGGTGCCCATCAGCTGGTGTGAGATGCAGTGTCCACGTACACATGCCAAAGAGTTTCGCAAGGTCGCGCGGGTACAGCCGGAGTACCTGCAGGCCTGA
- the knop1 gene encoding lysine-rich nucleolar protein 1: protein MAVDRATKEKKKKKKVKLEDVQDKGVTACHDVSVQTVVKKEEPLIINIRDGEKQESDAAEKKKKKKKKMKEEVEANSPVCCNAAVQTTVKPESSDINISDAPEKTKKKKKKKIKEEAEQMQEEVIVSVDGDHLVSKKKKAKKQGYEEEVEGVKKKKKKKEVEVEEEEADLGHSVELVKKKKKKRKIDDVAEQEQNTELADGQIKKKRKKQKEADACEVVEQKVKKKKKKSSAEEEPDEIGSNQKAEKKKKKLKKKLKSMDEGESHPHTNGAQERSSDKKMKKKKKIRARTDDVIEIQEEPTGKKGRKEDRNKTPEKMKKKKTKEEHHETVVERANKASDVVFLSAKPGNQDEVSIDQARRLALQRDIDQESQPKPNLGQWGTAQFDSSDRQAKFLRLMGGFKKSSQPLSGSSGQASMALGKEGQQTLQQGLLGEFERAQSRRMDFRNKGAGLGFAAPSNKKFAIDANARNSVRFDD from the exons ATGGCTGTGGACAGGGCGaccaaggagaagaagaaaaagaaaaaagtaaagttGGAGGATGTTCAGGATAAAGGCGTGACAGCGTGTCATGATGTGTCCGTCCAGACTGTTGTTAAAAAAGAAGAACCACTGATCATAAACATCAGAGATGGAGAGAAGCAGGAGAGCGATGCagctgagaagaagaaaaagaagaaaaagaaaatgaaggagGAAGTGGAAGCGAACAGCCCTGTGTGTTGCAATGCAGCCGTTCAGACGACCGTCAAACCAGAGAGCTCAGATATAAACATAAGCGACGCTCCTGAGAagaccaagaagaagaagaagaagaagataaagGAGGAAGCAGAACAGATGCAAGAGGAAGTGATCGTCAGTGTGGATGGAGATCATTTAGTGTCCAAGAAAAAGAAAGCCAAGAAACAAGGGTATGAAGAAGAGGTGGAaggtgtaaaaaagaaaaagaagaaaaaagaggtAGAGGTCGAAGAAGAAGAGGCTGATTTAGGACACAGTGTGGAGCTggtcaaaaagaagaaaaagaagagaaaaatcgATGATGTGGCCGAACAAGAGCAAAATACAGAACTGGCAGATGGACAgataaagaagaaaagaaaaaagcagaaAGAAGCAGATGCGTGTGAAGTGGTGGAGCAAAaggtgaagaaaaagaagaagaaatcttCAGCAGAGGAGGAGCCTGATGAGATCGGATCGAATCAAAAggcggagaaaaaaaagaaaaagctgaaaaagaaattaaaaagcaTGGATGAAGGTGAGAGTCATCCTCACACCAACGGAGCACAGGAGAGATCATCAGacaagaagatgaagaagaagaagaaaatcagGGCGAGGACTGATGATGTCATTGAGATCCAGGAGGAGCCGACGGGAAAGAAGGGGAGGAAAGAGGACAGAAACAAAACCcctgaaaaaatgaaaaagaaaaaaactaaagagGAGCATCATGAGACCGTCGTGGAGAGAGCAAATAAAGCG TCTGATGTCGTGTTCCTGTCAGCGAAGCCTGGAAATCAGGATGAGGTTTCTATAGATCAG GCCCGCAGACTCGCCCTACAGAGGGACATTGACCAGGAATCACAGCCGAAGCCG AATCTTGGCCAGTGGGGCACGGCACAGTTCGACAGCTCTGACAGACAAGCCAAGTTCCTGCGCTTGATGGGCGGCTTTAAAAAGAGCAGCCAGCCCCTCTCAGGATCCTCCGGCCAGGCCAGCATGGCGCTGGGGAAAGAAGGCCAACAAACTTTGCAGCAAGGCCTTCTGGGAGAGTTTGAGCGTGCACAGAGCCGCCGTATGGACTTCAGGAATAAAGGAGCCGGATTGGGGTTTGCGGCGCCGTCCAATAAGAAGTTTGCTATTGATGCGAACGCAAGGAACTCCGTGCGATTCGATGACTGA
- the LOC127948609 gene encoding exosome complex component CSL4 isoform X2 has protein sequence MSPMKLCVPGERLCSTEDCIPGNGTYLRHGSIFASLAGYVLRKNEGEELPVISVVRETEAQLLPDVGAIVTCKVTSINPRFAKVHILYVGSTPLKDRFRGTIRREDVRATEKDKVETYKSFRPGDIVLAKVISLGDVQSNYLLTTAENELGVVVAHSEAGAQMVPISWCEMQCPRTHAKEFRKVARVQPEYLQA, from the exons ATGTCGCCCATGAAGCTGTGTGTTCCAG GTGAAAGGCTCTGCAGCACGGAGGACTGTATTCCCGGGAACGGCACGTATCTGCGGCACGGCTCCATCTTCGCTTCGCTCGCGGGATACGTGCTGAGGAAGAACGAGGGAGAGGAG CTCCCGGTGATTTCAGTCGTAAGGGAGACAGAAGCACAGCTTTTGCCTGACGTCGGTGCCATTGTCACCTGTAAG GTGACTAGTATCAACCCACGATTTGCTAAAGTCCACATCTTATACGTGGGGTCGACTCCGCTTAAAGACAGGTTTAGAGGCACGATCAG AAGAGAAGACGTGAGAGCGACGGAGAAAGACAAA GTGGAGACGTACAAAAGCTTCAGGCCAGGCGATATTGTCCTTGCAAAAGTG ATCTCTTTGGGTGACGTGCAGTCGAACTATCTGCTGACCACAGCAGAGAACGAGTTGGGTGTAGTGGTGGCCCACAGCGAGGCGG GCGCTCAGATGGTGCCCATCAGCTGGTGTGAGATGCAGTGTCCACGTACACATGCCAAAGAGTTTCGCAAGGTCGCGCGGGTACAGCCGGAGTACCTGCAGGCCTGA
- the LOC127948607 gene encoding G-protein coupled receptor family C group 5 member B-like, producing MAVRPTLIVILFLIGCCALEDPAKVLAPPPPHGCGATVDPPYRVLCDLESVWGVVLEAIACGGTVSALILAIVLLAKLKTITEPEKRCGVGPLLLLLAGTMGLFSLSLVFLVGRGEVLCMVRRGLWGALFAMCFSCLLVQGVRLKKLAGGRRSPAGSSLAGLAFALTVVQGIIAGEWLLLTVVREGHAACDYLPLDFVLVCSYALALLLAASMLSLAVVLCGGSNREESSRRSMKWRCNAVWLFLSCLSSLLLWVAWLGFYLYGDATITTVAKDWDEPALAVALVTEGWVLLLFHAIPETHLCLRPSSQRNTDTGQNYYDTPQPPTAQSYHDDERPTNPRAPFVESQAYTVEEHSAVLQTGGYHNGLIRPDVPYRSHVYQPTEMALLMNAGPIPSAPPNFTGRHLW from the exons ATGGCTGTAAGGCCCACCCTCATCGTCATTCtctttctgattggctgctgcgcTCTTGAGGACCCGGCCAAGGTTTTGGCCCCGCCCCCTCCTCATGGGTGTGGCGCTACAGTGGACCCGCCCTACAGAGTTTTGTGCGATCTGGAGTCTGTGTGGGGCGTGGTGCTGGAGGCCATAGCATGCGGCGGGACTGTATCCGCTCTGATCCTGGCCATAGTTCTTTTAGCCAAGCTGAAAACCATAACGGAACCAGAGAAGCGCTGTGGTGTCGGTCCTCTCCTCCTCCTATTGGCTGGAACCATGGGTCTCTTCAGCCTATCGCTGGTCTTCTTGGTGGGGCGTGGCGAGGTGCTCTGCATGGTACGCCGTGGGCTGTGGGGGGCGCTGTTTGCGATGTGTTTCTCTTGTCTGCTGGTGCAGGGAGTGCGGCTGAAGAAGCTGGCCGGAGGGAGGCGGAGCCCAGCGGGCAGCTCTCTCGCCGGATTGGCTTTTGCTCTTACTGTGGTTCAAGGCATCATTGCTGGAGAGTGGCTTCTGCTTACGGTGGTCCGCGAGGGACATGCAGCCTGTGATTACCTGCCTCTAGACTTTGTGCTGGTGTGTAGCTATGCTCTAGCGTTGTTGCTAGCTGCTAGCATGTTGTCGTTGGCTGTGGTGTTGTGCGGAGGGAGCAACAGAGAGGAGTCGAGCAGGAGGAGTATGAAGTGGAGGTGCAACGCTGTCTGGCTTTTCCTCTCATGTCTGTCTTCGCTTCTCCTCTGGGTCGCCTGGCTCGGTTTCTATCTGTACGGAGATGCCACCATCACGACCGTAGCGAAGGATTGGGATGAGCCGGCATTAGCAGTCGCCTTGGTGACCGAGGGTTGGGTGCTGCTGTTATTTCATGCTATCCCAGAAACGCACCTGTGCTTGCGTCCGTCCAGTCAGAGGAACACAGACACCGGCCAGAACTACTACGACACTCCTCAGCCGCCAACGGCACAAAGTTACCATGATGACGAGCGGCCGACCAATCCCAGAGCTCCGTTCGTAGAAAGCCAGGCGTACACCGTAGAAGAGCACAGTGCGG TTCTGCAGACTGGAGGTTATCATAACGGATTGATACGTCCCGATGTGCCGTACCGCAGTCACGTTTACCAGCCCACCGAGATGGCCCTGCTCATGAACGCCGGACCA ATCCCATCTGCCCCTCCAAACTTCACTGGGAGGCATCTGTGGTGA